CTTGATAGAGGCAGACAGGCGGCTCTTATGGCGAGCGGCCTTGTTCTTATGGATGATATTCTTGTCCGCGATACGATCAATCACGCTTACATTTTCGATGTAAGCAGTTTGTGCGGCAGCTTTGTCACCTGCTTCAACCGCTTTGATGATCTTTTTGATCGCGGTGCGCAAAGTGGAACGTAAGCTGGCGTTGTGGGCGCGTTGCTTAACTGCCTGACGGGCACGTTTTCTCGCCTGTGCGCTATTAGCCATGGATAATCCTAATCAAGTTTGTAAATTCGAAGCCGAGCATATTAGCCGTTTTTTTGCCATCGTGCAAGTTGTCTCGCGCATGTTGCGCTTTAGGCTTGCCATGTGGGCATGCTAAAATCATGCGCTTGTATTCATGGCGTTAGGTATGCTGCTGCTATCGGTGTGCCGATGCATTCATTGCCGGGTTTGCGCCTTGGTTTAGACCCCGATGTCCATGAGTGATTTTGCAGGTGTTGGACTTAAAGAGTGGCTTCGCAGGCCACGCGCATTTTATAGATGGCTCCGCGCCAACCCACGGCGGTGGCAGAATATTAATTGAAAATACTGGCGTAATGAACCTCTTAAAAGCTCTGGCTACTGTCGGCAGCATGACCTTTGTCTCGCGCATCCTCGGTTTTGTGCGCGATACGCTGATTGCTCGTGTATTTGGCGCAGGTATATACACCGACGCTTTTTTTGTTGCCTTCAAAATCCCCAATCTGTTGCGTCGCCTGTTTGCCGAGGGCGCGTTTTCGCAGGCGTTTGTGCCTGTGCTGGCCGAATACAAAAACCGGCGCGGCCACGAAGAAACCCGTCTTCTGGTGGATCATGTCGCCACCTTGCTCGGGCTGGCCCTTATCATCGTGACGATATTGGGCATGCTGGCAGCGCCCTGGGTGGTGTATATCAGTGCACCCGGCTTTGAATCCGAGCCGGATAAATTCGCCATGACCGTGGCGCTATTGCGCGTGACGTTTCCGTATATCTTCTTTATCTCGCTGGTCTCGCTGGCGGGCGGCGTGCTGAATACCTATAGCAAGTTTTCCGTACCTGCCTTTACGCCAGTCTGGCTCAATATCACCTTCATTGTGGCCGCGCTGTTTTTTGCGCCTTACTTTGATCCCCCCGTCATGGTACTGGGGTGGGCGGTATTTGCTGGCGGTGTGTTGCAGCTGGTGTATCAAGTGCCATACTTGCGCCAGATCGGTCTCCTGCCCCGAATACGACTCGGGTTGGGTGACGAGGGAGTCTGGCGTATTTTGCGTTTGATGGGCCCGGCGGTGTTTGGTGTGTCGATCGCACAGATTTCCTTGCTCATCAACACCATCTTCGCTTCCTTTCTGCAGACTGGCAGTGTCTCCTGGCTATATTACGCAGATCGCCTGATGGAGTTTCCGACCGGCATTCTTGGCGTTGCGCTGGGGACCATCCTGCTGCCCAGCCTGTCCAAAAGCTTTGCTGACAAGGCCGATGGCGAATACTCGCAATTGCTCGACTGGGGGCTACGCCTGACGTTTATTCTGGCTTTGCCCGCGGCGGTGGCATTGGCGGTGATTGCCGTGCCGCTGGTGGCGAGCCTGTTCCACTATGGCGCGTTTTCCGAACAGGATGTATGGATGACACGGCAGGCCTTGATGGCATACAGCCTGGGGCTGCTTGGCCTGATTCTGGTCAAGGTGCTGGCGCCTGCGTTTTACTCGCGGCAGGACATTAAAACCCCAGTGAAGATCGCCATTTTTACCCTGCTGGCGACGCAGGCGATGAATCTGCTGTTCATCGGTCCATTCAAGCATGCCGGGCTGGCACTGGCCATTGGGCTGGGCGCTTGCCTGAATGCCGGGCTGCTCTATTTTTACTTGCGCCGAGCCAATATCTACAAGCCGCAAGCTGGCTGGTGGATGTTCATGTTCAAGCTGCTGGTCGCGGTTTCCGTGATGGGCGGCGTGTTGTATGTCGCCATGGGCGACAACCAGCACTGGATGCACCTCAAGTTGCTGGCCAAGCTGACTTCCGTGACTATGCTGGTAGCGTTGGGGGCGGTTTCTTATTTTGCTGCGCTCTGGCTGATGGGCATACGGCCCAAGGACTTCATGCGGCGGGTGGCTATCTGATGCGGGTATTCCGACATTTTCCTGCAAGCGGAGAGCGCCCCCCGGCAGCGCTGGCGATAGGCAATTTTGATGGCGTACACCTTGGCCATCAGGCCTTGTTGCGCCAGCTGGTGCAAGTGGCGGCGGCGCGAGGTTTGCAACCTGTGGTGATGACCTTTGAGCCACATCCGCGTGAATTTTTTACGCCTTTACAAGCGCCAGCGCGCCTGACTTCGCTGCGGGAGAAGCTCGAACACTTTATCGAGGCCGGTGTGGCAGATGTCTATGTTTGCCATTTCAATCAGCGCTTCGCCGCGCTGGAGGCTTCTGCCTTCATGCAGGATATTCTGCGTGGGCAATTGAATGCCGAAGCCATACTGGTGGGCGATGACTTCCGCTTTGGTGCGCGGCGCCAGGGTGGGCTGGACGATCTGCGCCAGGCCGGCTTTGCACTGGAAAGCGTGCCAGAGATTCAACTGGATGGCGATCGCATTTCCAGCACGCGCGTGCGTCAGGCGCTGCATGACGGCGACTTGCCCCTGGCGAGTGCCTTGCTGGGACGTTACTACAGCATCAGCGGCAAGGTGGTACATGGTCGCAAATTGGGGCGCCAGCTGGGATTTCCCACTGCAAACATACACATGCGGCACGAACGGCCTGCACTGACCGGGGTATATGCGGTAAAATTGGATGGTTTGCCGGGTGTGGCCAATCTTGGCGTGCGCCCGACCATTGCCGGAACCCCGCGCCTGAGTCTTGAGGTCCATTTGCTGGATTACAGCGGCGACCTTTACGACCGCCATGTCCATGTCAGCTTTCTGAAAAAGCTGCGTGATGAAATGAAGTTCCCCGGGCTGGATGCGCTCAAGCTGCAAATAGCGCTGGATAGTGCCCAGGCCCGCACCTTTTTTGCAAGCCAGGGTGGCTGATCAGGGTGCCTGATTTTTTATAATACCGTTTCACTTTTGCAAACCATACGGCTCAACTTAAAGATACGCGTTCATGACCGACGAAACCAAATACCCGCTTAACTTGCCGGAAACCAGCTTCCCCATGCGTGGCGATCTCGCCAAGCGTGAGCCAGGCTGGCTGAAAGCCTGGCAGGATAAAAAACTTTACCAGCGCATCCGCAAGGCACGTCAGGGCAAGCAGAAATTCATCCTGCATGATGGCCCGCCTTATGCCAACGGGGATATTCATATCGGTCATGCCGTCAACAAAATCCTGAAGGACATCATCGTCAAATCCAAGACCCTGAGCGGTTTTGATGCGCCCTATGTGCCGGGCTGGGATTGCCACGGCCTGCCTATCGAGCTGATGGTGGAAAAACAGCACGGCAAGAATATTGATCCTGCCCGTTTCCGCGAGTTATGCCGCGAATATGCCAAGGAACAGATCGAGCGCCAGAAGAAGGATTTCATCCGTCTGGGCGTGCTGGGCGATTGGGATCATCCTTACCTGACCATGGATTTCAAAACCGAGGCCGACATCATGCGCGCCTTGGGCGAGATCTATCAGAATGGTTACCTGTATCAGGGCAGCAAGCCCGTGCACTGGTGTGTGGACTGCGGCTCTGCGTTGGCCGAAGCCGAAGTGGAGTACGAGGATGTCAATTCGCCAGCCATTGATGTGGGGTTTCGCTTTGTTGACAACGCTGCGCTGAGTGCCGTTTTTGATACGCCATTGGACGGTGAGGTGTATGCCGTCATCTGGACGACAACCCCCTGGACCCTGCCTGCCAATCAGGCAGTGAGCGTGCATCCGGAGCTGGACTATGATGTGATCCGCACCAGCAAGGGCCTTGTGGTGTTAGCGCATGCCCTGGCTGAGGCTACGCTCAAGCGTTATGGCGAAGAAGACGCGACTACGCTGGGCAGTTGCAAAGGCTCAAGCCTGATGGGCTTCATGCTGCAGCACCCTTTCGATAATCGCCAGGTGCCGGTGATCACGGGGGAGCATGTCACCACTGATGCTGGTACCGGCCTCGTGCATACGGCAGCTGCCCATGGTAACGACGACTGGCTGGTGATGCGCGCCCATTACCCTAACGAAAAGCCATTGGTGCTTATCGGTGGCGATGGCAAATTCTTCACTAGTGACTTGGTGGAATTGGAGGCCATTCGCGGCCTCACTCGTCAGGAAGCCAACAAGGTCATCCTCGCCAAGTTGCAGGAAAACGGCGTGCTGTTTGCCAGCGCCCGACTGAATCACAGCTTCCCGCATTGCTGGCGCCACAAGACGCCGCTGATGCAACTGGCGACGCACCAATGGTTTATCGGCATGAATGCCCAGGACAAGAGCGGCACCAGCCTGCGTGAACATGCCAATCAGGCGGTCGATGCCACCGAGTTCTTCCCGACATGGGGTCGTGCGCGCCTGGAAGCCATGATCAAGAATCGTCCGGACTGGTGCGTGTCGCGTCAGCGCAACTGGGGCGTGCCCATGCCTCTGTTCGTGCACAAGGAAACCGGCGAACTGCATCCTGACACCATGCGCCTGCTGGAAACCGTCGCGCTGCAAGTGGAACAACAGGGCGTCGAAGCCTGGTTCTCGCTGGATGGCGCTGCTTTCCTCGCCCAGCATGCGCCGGACAATGCCGGGCAATACAAAAAAGTCACCGATACCCTGGACGTCTGGTTTGATTCTGGCGCCACGCATGCGGCCGTGCTGAAGCGGCGTGAAGAGCTGCGTAGCCCGGCTGATCTGTATCTGGAAGGCTCGGACCAGCATCGCGGCTGGTTCCAGTCCAGCCTGCTGACGGGGTGTGCCATCGATGGCCGCGCGCCGTATAACGCCTTGCTGACACATGGTTTTGTCGTGGATGGCGCTGGTCACAAGATGAGCAAATCCAAGGGCAATGTCGTCGCGCCGCAAAAGGTGATGGACACCTATGGCGCCGATATCCTGCGTCTGTGGGTGGCTTCCACCGATTACTCCGGCGAGCTGACCATCTCCGATGAAATCCTGAAGCGCGTGGCCGAAGGCTATCGTCGCATTCGCAATACCTTGCGCTTCCTGCTGGCAAATCTGGCTGACTTTGATGCCAGCAAGGATTTGCTGCCCGTGGATCAATGGCTGGAAATCGACCGCTACGCGCTGGTGCTGACCACGCAACTACAGGAATCCATCGTCAAGGATTACGACAAGTATGAGTTCCACCTCGCGGTGCAGAAATTTGTCGGCTTCTGCTCAGAAGACCTGGGCGGTTTCTATCTGGATATCCTGAAGGATCGTCTCTACACCACCGGCGCCAGTTCGCATGCACGCCGCGCCGCGCAGAGCGCGCTCTACCATATCACGCACGGGCTGATGCGCCTGATGGCGCCTATCCTCAGCTTTACCGCCGATGAAATCTGGCAGACGCTGGGCTTGAGCGCGGACGATAGCGTGTTTGAGGAAGAGTGGTACACGCTGCCTGCGCATGGCATGAGCGATGAGGATATCCGTGCCTGGGGAGACATCACACAGGTGCGTTCACTGGCCAACAAGGCGATTGAAGAAAAGCGCGCTGCTGGCCTGGTAGGCTCCTCGCTGCAGTCTGAGCTGGATATTTATGCCGATGGTGCCGTGCATGCCTCGCTGGCCCGCCTGGGCGATGATTTGCGTTTTGTGCTGATCACCTCGCGCGCGACCTTGCATCTGCGTCAAGGCGGCCCCGTTGAAATTCAGGTAGCGCCAAGCGCGTATGCCAAGTGCGATCGTTGCTGGCATTACCGCGCTGATGTCGGCGCGCATGCTGAGCATCCGACCCTCTGCGGCCGCTGCGTCAGCAATCTGTTTGGTGCCGGTGAGCCGCGTCAGCATGCGTAAATGGCTGGCGCTTAGCGCGGCGGTCATTGCGCTCGATCTCTACACCAAGCATCTGGTGGTCAAGGCATTTGCTTATGGCGAGCATCTGCCGATTACCTCGTTTTTTGATCTGGTGCGGTACCACAACGAAGGCGCGGCATTCAGCTTCCTCAGCCAGGCGGGCGGCTGGCAGCGTGTGTTTTTCAGCGCGATTGCCCTGATTGCATCGGGCATTATCCTGTTCATGCTGCGCCGCCATCCCACACAGAAACTTTTCTGTTTTGCGCTGGCCCTAGTATTAGGCGGGGCGCTGGGCAACCTGTATGACCGACTGACGCTGGGCTATGTGGTGGATTTCCTGTTCTTCCATTACCAGAGTTTCTATTGGCCCGCGTTTAATGTGGCCGATTCGGCGATCTGCGTGGGCGTCGCCCTGTTGATTCTGGACAGCTTCAAAAAGAAGTCCTGACCCTCTTTTCTAACCGACGGCCCCGGGCGGGCTAGTCCACAGGAGCCATCACATGCCGGATTGGGAAAAACTCATTGCTGCCAAAGTCGCCGTCGCCAAGCGCGGCTTGCAAAAGCCGGGCAAGGTCAGCGCCAACGCGCGCATTCCTGCCGGGCAGACCGAGGTCAGGAATTTCCCCGTGCTTGATCTGGGCATCCAGCCTGATATTCCCTTGAATGAGTGGTCATTGCGCGTTTTTGGCCTGGTGCAGCATGACATCACGCTGGATTGGGCTGCCTATCAGGCCATGCCGCAGATAGAAGACGTATCGGACTTTCACTGCGTTACCCGCTGGTCGCAACTGGATATGGAATGGGCTGGTATATCAGCCAGCGAACTGTTGCTGCGCGCTGGCCCCTTGCCTGAGGCTGGCTTTGTGACCTTGCATTGCTACGATGGCTACACCACCAACCTGCCGCTGGAAGCCCTGCTGGATGATGATGTGATCATTGCCCACAGCGTGTTTGGTCAGCCGCTGAGTATTGAGCATGGCGGGCCGGTGCGATTGGTCGTGCCCAAACGCTATGCCTGGAAGAGCCCCAAATGGCTGAAGGCTATTGAACTGCATGCGGAAGACCGTCCCGGTTTCTGGGAAGTGCGTGGATATCACAACGAGGCGGACCCATGGCTCGAACAGCGCTTCGGTTAAAACTGATCGAAACCCTGATGGCAAAACGTCAGGCTGATCGTGAGGAGAACATCATGGCAACTGTCATCAAAACCGATGAAGAATGGCGCGCCCAGCTGACGCCATTGCAATATGAAGTCACCCGCAAAGCCGCTACCGAGCGTCCTGGCACCGGTGAATATGCGTTTCGCTTTGAGCCCGGAGTGTATCGCTGTGTGTGCTGTGGTACGCCGTTGTTTGCTTCGGATACCAAGTTTGATGCGGGCTGTGGGTGGCCCAGCTATTTTGAGCCACTAGACCCGGCCAACGTGCGTGAGAAGCGCGACATCAGCCATGGCATGATACGCACCGAGGTGCTGTGCAATGTCTGCGATGCGCATCTCGGACATGTGTTTCCCGATGGCCCCAAGCCTACCGGGCTGCGCTATTGCATCAACTCTGCTTCGCTAAGCTTCGAGCCTTTGCAACCCGTTCAGGGCTGAGCATTCCTCAGTCCTGTTCGTGGTTTTCATAAGACCTGCCGCCTTCACGCAGATTACTTGCGGCGTATCAGCCGCTGAATAATAGTCACCACCAGCACGATCAATCCGCCTGCCACGATGCCGGTCAGGGCATCCAGTGCAATCGTCGCCAGCAAGGCAACCGCATTGCCTGCACTGGCACTGACCGTGCTTTGCACATCTGCCGCGAGGTGATGCAGCCAGGGTAAGCCATGCGCCAGTATGCCACCGCCCACCATGAACATCGCCGCGGTACCCACCACGGAAAGTGTGCGCATCAGCCATGGCGCCCCTGCCAACAGCAAGCGACCCAGGCTGCGGCTGAATGCGGCCCATAACGACGCTCCACGACGCTGTGCCAGATAAAGCCCGCCATCATCCAGTTTGACGATACCCGCCACCAGACCATACACGCCGACTGTCATGATGACCGCGATGCCGGTGAGCACCGAGATTTGCTTGGCAAGAGTGGTTCCAGCCACTGTCCCCAGCGTGATGACAATGATCTCTGCCGACAGGATAAAGTCGGTACGCACCGCACCCTTGATCTTGTCGCGTTCAAAACTCACCATATCAACAGCGGGGTCGCTCAGTGCCTGTGCTTGTGCAGCGTGTCGGGTTTTTTCTTCAGCACCGTGCAGGTATTTGTGCGCGATTTTTTCAAAGCCTTCAAAACACAAAAATGCGCCCCCCAGCATGAGCAGGGGCGTGATGGCCCAGGGCAAAAATGCGCTGATCAACAACGCCGTCGGCACCAGTATCAGCTTGTTGATGAAGGAGCCCTTGGCCACGGCCCACACCACGGGCAGTTCGCGGTCAGCTTTTACTCCGGCCACCTGCTGGGCATTGAGCGCCAGGTCATCGCCCAGTACCCCGGCGGTTTTCTTGGCAGCTACCTTGGTCATGACGGAAACGTCATCCAGGATGGTGGCAATGTCGTCGATCAGGGTGAGCAAGCTGCTACCGGCCATAATGTTGTCCTGTGTATCAATGGATCCGCCAGTGTACCTGAATGTCGGGCAGATAATAAAAAGCCCCCGGCGCATGGCGGCGGGGGCGGGCAATGCATCGCTTTTTTATCAGGCGGCCTGTTTCAGGCTGGCAAGATCAATCACAAAGCGGTATTTCACGTCACTCTTCAACATGCGTGCAAACGCATTCTCGATGTCCTGGATTTTGATCAACTCAATGTCCGAGGTGATATTGTGCTCGGCGCAGAAATCCAGCATCTCCTGGGTTTCGCGCAAACCGCC
Above is a window of Methylovorus glucosotrophus DNA encoding:
- the rpsT gene encoding 30S ribosomal protein S20; the protein is MANSAQARKRARQAVKQRAHNASLRSTLRTAIKKIIKAVEAGDKAAAQTAYIENVSVIDRIADKNIIHKNKAARHKSRLSASIKAMA
- the murJ gene encoding murein biosynthesis integral membrane protein MurJ, which encodes MNLLKALATVGSMTFVSRILGFVRDTLIARVFGAGIYTDAFFVAFKIPNLLRRLFAEGAFSQAFVPVLAEYKNRRGHEETRLLVDHVATLLGLALIIVTILGMLAAPWVVYISAPGFESEPDKFAMTVALLRVTFPYIFFISLVSLAGGVLNTYSKFSVPAFTPVWLNITFIVAALFFAPYFDPPVMVLGWAVFAGGVLQLVYQVPYLRQIGLLPRIRLGLGDEGVWRILRLMGPAVFGVSIAQISLLINTIFASFLQTGSVSWLYYADRLMEFPTGILGVALGTILLPSLSKSFADKADGEYSQLLDWGLRLTFILALPAAVALAVIAVPLVASLFHYGAFSEQDVWMTRQALMAYSLGLLGLILVKVLAPAFYSRQDIKTPVKIAIFTLLATQAMNLLFIGPFKHAGLALAIGLGACLNAGLLYFYLRRANIYKPQAGWWMFMFKLLVAVSVMGGVLYVAMGDNQHWMHLKLLAKLTSVTMLVALGAVSYFAALWLMGIRPKDFMRRVAI
- a CDS encoding bifunctional riboflavin kinase/FAD synthetase — its product is MRVFRHFPASGERPPAALAIGNFDGVHLGHQALLRQLVQVAAARGLQPVVMTFEPHPREFFTPLQAPARLTSLREKLEHFIEAGVADVYVCHFNQRFAALEASAFMQDILRGQLNAEAILVGDDFRFGARRQGGLDDLRQAGFALESVPEIQLDGDRISSTRVRQALHDGDLPLASALLGRYYSISGKVVHGRKLGRQLGFPTANIHMRHERPALTGVYAVKLDGLPGVANLGVRPTIAGTPRLSLEVHLLDYSGDLYDRHVHVSFLKKLRDEMKFPGLDALKLQIALDSAQARTFFASQGG
- the ileS gene encoding isoleucine--tRNA ligase, with product MTDETKYPLNLPETSFPMRGDLAKREPGWLKAWQDKKLYQRIRKARQGKQKFILHDGPPYANGDIHIGHAVNKILKDIIVKSKTLSGFDAPYVPGWDCHGLPIELMVEKQHGKNIDPARFRELCREYAKEQIERQKKDFIRLGVLGDWDHPYLTMDFKTEADIMRALGEIYQNGYLYQGSKPVHWCVDCGSALAEAEVEYEDVNSPAIDVGFRFVDNAALSAVFDTPLDGEVYAVIWTTTPWTLPANQAVSVHPELDYDVIRTSKGLVVLAHALAEATLKRYGEEDATTLGSCKGSSLMGFMLQHPFDNRQVPVITGEHVTTDAGTGLVHTAAAHGNDDWLVMRAHYPNEKPLVLIGGDGKFFTSDLVELEAIRGLTRQEANKVILAKLQENGVLFASARLNHSFPHCWRHKTPLMQLATHQWFIGMNAQDKSGTSLREHANQAVDATEFFPTWGRARLEAMIKNRPDWCVSRQRNWGVPMPLFVHKETGELHPDTMRLLETVALQVEQQGVEAWFSLDGAAFLAQHAPDNAGQYKKVTDTLDVWFDSGATHAAVLKRREELRSPADLYLEGSDQHRGWFQSSLLTGCAIDGRAPYNALLTHGFVVDGAGHKMSKSKGNVVAPQKVMDTYGADILRLWVASTDYSGELTISDEILKRVAEGYRRIRNTLRFLLANLADFDASKDLLPVDQWLEIDRYALVLTTQLQESIVKDYDKYEFHLAVQKFVGFCSEDLGGFYLDILKDRLYTTGASSHARRAAQSALYHITHGLMRLMAPILSFTADEIWQTLGLSADDSVFEEEWYTLPAHGMSDEDIRAWGDITQVRSLANKAIEEKRAAGLVGSSLQSELDIYADGAVHASLARLGDDLRFVLITSRATLHLRQGGPVEIQVAPSAYAKCDRCWHYRADVGAHAEHPTLCGRCVSNLFGAGEPRQHA
- the lspA gene encoding signal peptidase II; translation: MRKWLALSAAVIALDLYTKHLVVKAFAYGEHLPITSFFDLVRYHNEGAAFSFLSQAGGWQRVFFSAIALIASGIILFMLRRHPTQKLFCFALALVLGGALGNLYDRLTLGYVVDFLFFHYQSFYWPAFNVADSAICVGVALLILDSFKKKS
- a CDS encoding sulfite oxidase-like oxidoreductase gives rise to the protein MPDWEKLIAAKVAVAKRGLQKPGKVSANARIPAGQTEVRNFPVLDLGIQPDIPLNEWSLRVFGLVQHDITLDWAAYQAMPQIEDVSDFHCVTRWSQLDMEWAGISASELLLRAGPLPEAGFVTLHCYDGYTTNLPLEALLDDDVIIAHSVFGQPLSIEHGGPVRLVVPKRYAWKSPKWLKAIELHAEDRPGFWEVRGYHNEADPWLEQRFG
- the msrB gene encoding peptide-methionine (R)-S-oxide reductase MsrB; this encodes MARTALRLKLIETLMAKRQADREENIMATVIKTDEEWRAQLTPLQYEVTRKAATERPGTGEYAFRFEPGVYRCVCCGTPLFASDTKFDAGCGWPSYFEPLDPANVREKRDISHGMIRTEVLCNVCDAHLGHVFPDGPKPTGLRYCINSASLSFEPLQPVQG
- a CDS encoding DUF808 domain-containing protein, with translation MAGSSLLTLIDDIATILDDVSVMTKVAAKKTAGVLGDDLALNAQQVAGVKADRELPVVWAVAKGSFINKLILVPTALLISAFLPWAITPLLMLGGAFLCFEGFEKIAHKYLHGAEEKTRHAAQAQALSDPAVDMVSFERDKIKGAVRTDFILSAEIIVITLGTVAGTTLAKQISVLTGIAVIMTVGVYGLVAGIVKLDDGGLYLAQRRGASLWAAFSRSLGRLLLAGAPWLMRTLSVVGTAAMFMVGGGILAHGLPWLHHLAADVQSTVSASAGNAVALLATIALDALTGIVAGGLIVLVVTIIQRLIRRK